CTTCCCTTTTTTATTTGTTATTACTCGGTCATAAAATAAATGAATTGGAGTTAAAAAACAGCTCTTGGGAAAGGGGGCTAGGGGTCGCAGACCCCTTGCCCCTCTCCCAAACCCACTCCCCAACCCCTTAAGGGGGGTTGGAAGGGGAGCCGGCGGTCCCCCGGCCCTCCCCTCAGATTAACCGTTTTTTCTAACAGATGCGCGGCAATTGTTCGCCGCTGGCCAGGTCCAAGCGGCGGGTAGTGCCGATCGGCGTCTTTAGGGTAACCCGGCCCGCGGCAGACTCGATCACCTGGCCGATAACCACCGCCTGACCCCCTAGGGCATGGGTGCGCATCAGGCTTATGGCCTGATCAGCCTGAGAGGGCGGGATTAAGGCCACAAACCGTCCTTCACAAGCCACATAAAGCGGGTCCAGACCCAGAATCTCGCAAGCCCCCCGAACCATTGGGTTTACCGGGATGCAATTTTCATCCAGATGAATGTGCACCGCCGCGGTTTCGGCAATCTCTACCAGGGCGCTCACCAGCCCCCCGCGGGTCAGGTCCCGCAGACAGTGGATCTCAATTCCGGCCTCCAGGAGGGCCAGGACCAGGTCAGCTAAAGGCGCGCTATCGCTCTCTATCTGAGTCTCAAAGGCCAGCCCTTCCCGCACCGCCATGACTGCCATACCGTGGCGTCCCAGGTCGCCGTTGACCAGCACCATATCGCCGGGCCGCACGCTGGCCGGGGCGATAGCCCAGGGGTGGGAGATGAGCCCGACCCCAGCCGTGTTAATGTAGAGGCCGTCGCCTTTGCCTCGCTCCACCACTTTGGTATCTCCGGTTACCAGGAGCACATTGGCCTGCTGCGCAGCTTCCTGCATGGATTGCAACAAACGCCGTAAAGTAGCCAGGGGCAGGCCTTCTTCCAGGATCAGACCGCAGCTCAGATAAAACGGCCTGGCCCCGCACATGGCCAGATCGTTGACGGTGCCATAGACGGCCAGGCTGCCAATGTCCCCCCCTGGGAACTCCAGGGGGCGGACCACATAGGAATCGGTAGTTAAGGCCAGTCTGACCGTGGATAACTCGACCACGGCGCTGTCATGCCGGGTCTCTAGACAGGGATTAGCAAAGACCGGCAGGATCAACTGTTCTAAAAGTTGGTGCATCTGGCGGCCGCCGCCGTGCGCCAGGGTGATGACCTGGGGCAATGCTGAAAATCGGACTATCTCCATTAATCCTTGTCTTTCTGGGACTTAGGGGTAATGGCCGATTCCAAGAGGCGATATTGATAATAAGCGGCGCAGGCGCCTTCGGAAGAGACCATGGGAGCCCCCAGGGGGTGGCTGGGGGTGCAGCGGCAGCCAAAGGCCGGGCATTGGTCGGGTTTTTTGAGCCCTTGCAGAATTTCCCCGCTGATACACTCGGAAGCTGCCTCCGGCCTGGTCTGCACCGGACCAAAACGCCACTCGGCGTCATAACGCTGGTATCGGTCCCGCAGGCGCAAGCCGCTGGCCGGGATCTCCCCTAACCCCCGCCAGGCGCGCGGCTCTAGTTCAAAGACCTCCCAGATCAGGCTCTGGGCCCTCAGGTTGCCCTCCCGACTTACTGCCCGGCAATACTGGTTCTCCACCACGGCTCGCCCGGCTTCCAATTGCTTCAAACAGAGATAAATGCCTTGCAGCAGATCCAACGGTTCAAAACCGGTTACCACCATGGGCACCTGATAATGCTGGGCCAGTGGTTCATAACCGGCATATCCCATCACGCTGCAGACATGCCCGGCCAGCATAAAGCCATCCAGGTTATGACCAGGGCATTTTAACAGGACATTGATGGCCGGAGGTAGAATCACCTGGGCCATCAGCAGCGAAAAGTTGGCCAAGCCCTGTTGTTGAGCCTGGAGAACCGACAGGGCAGTGGCCGGGGCGGTGGTTTCAAACCC
Above is a genomic segment from Deltaproteobacteria bacterium containing:
- the hypE gene encoding hydrogenase expression/formation protein HypE, producing MEIVRFSALPQVITLAHGGGRQMHQLLEQLILPVFANPCLETRHDSAVVELSTVRLALTTDSYVVRPLEFPGGDIGSLAVYGTVNDLAMCGARPFYLSCGLILEEGLPLATLRRLLQSMQEAAQQANVLLVTGDTKVVERGKGDGLYINTAGVGLISHPWAIAPASVRPGDMVLVNGDLGRHGMAVMAVREGLAFETQIESDSAPLADLVLALLEAGIEIHCLRDLTRGGLVSALVEIAETAAVHIHLDENCIPVNPMVRGACEILGLDPLYVACEGRFVALIPPSQADQAISLMRTHALGGQAVVIGQVIESAAGRVTLKTPIGTTRRLDLASGEQLPRIC